A region of Selenomonadales bacterium 4137-cl DNA encodes the following proteins:
- a CDS encoding terminase large subunit, whose protein sequence is MTYLEEYARKVLSGEIVACHRIKQVYRLLLDKLLQPEKYDPWVFNEKLTEKPIDFIETFCKQAQGKMGTPIKLELFQKAKLQAIFGFVHKETRFRQYNECLTIEGRKNGKSSECAAVNLYLLMADGEGAPEIYNIATMLDQAKIGFEYSYKMVKQSPMLRKHIRKRISDLYFPHNMGIIKPLASNSNSLDGLNAHGVTIDELSAIKNRDIYDLMKQSMSARQQPLLFCITTNGFVRDGIFDAQYDYACNVLDGKVEDDRFLPFIYELDSKDEWDKEECWIKANPGLGTIKSIQFLRECVAKAKNDPAFKPTVMVKDFNMKENSSSAWLTWDEIDSQEEFDFRGMGFRYGVGGFDASETTDLTAAKVLCMRPGDNKIYVKSMYWIPEEVLRQMDADGNRRERDNVPYLLWEKQGLLRTTPGNKIDKHCILEWFMELRDKDDVYVPWIGYDPWHIEDALLNEFIAEFGRESMIKIRQGVQTLSYPMKSLKGDLAAKKIVFNKNPIDMWNLSNLEIRTDINGNIQPVKGKDNRKRIDGAMALIDAYIVLHDKMDEYSNLI, encoded by the coding sequence ATGACCTACTTGGAGGAATATGCAAGAAAGGTTTTGTCAGGTGAAATCGTCGCCTGCCACCGAATCAAACAGGTCTATAGGCTGCTGCTGGACAAGCTGCTCCAGCCGGAAAAATACGATCCCTGGGTTTTTAATGAAAAGCTGACCGAGAAGCCGATCGACTTTATCGAAACCTTTTGCAAGCAGGCCCAGGGGAAGATGGGAACGCCGATCAAGCTGGAACTGTTCCAGAAGGCAAAGCTTCAGGCCATCTTCGGCTTTGTCCATAAAGAAACCCGGTTCCGTCAATATAACGAATGCCTGACGATTGAGGGACGGAAAAACGGTAAATCATCGGAATGCGCGGCCGTCAACCTATACCTATTGATGGCCGACGGCGAAGGCGCTCCGGAAATCTACAACATCGCCACCATGCTGGACCAGGCCAAGATCGGTTTTGAATACTCCTATAAAATGGTAAAACAGTCGCCCATGCTGCGGAAGCATATCCGCAAGCGCATCAGCGACCTTTATTTTCCCCACAACATGGGGATCATCAAGCCCCTGGCCAGCAACTCGAACAGCCTGGACGGCCTGAACGCCCACGGCGTCACGATCGACGAACTGTCGGCCATCAAGAACCGCGACATTTACGACCTTATGAAGCAGTCCATGTCGGCCCGCCAGCAGCCGCTGCTTTTTTGCATAACGACCAACGGCTTTGTCCGGGACGGCATTTTTGATGCCCAGTATGACTACGCCTGCAATGTCCTTGACGGGAAGGTTGAGGATGACCGGTTTCTGCCGTTCATCTACGAGCTTGACAGCAAGGATGAATGGGATAAAGAGGAATGCTGGATCAAGGCCAATCCGGGACTGGGCACCATCAAGTCCATTCAGTTTCTTCGCGAGTGTGTTGCCAAGGCGAAAAATGATCCTGCATTCAAGCCCACGGTCATGGTTAAGGACTTCAACATGAAGGAGAACTCCTCCTCGGCATGGCTGACCTGGGATGAGATCGACAGCCAGGAAGAGTTCGATTTTCGCGGCATGGGATTCCGTTACGGTGTTGGCGGATTCGACGCTTCCGAGACGACCGACCTGACGGCGGCCAAGGTTTTGTGCATGCGGCCCGGCGACAACAAGATCTATGTGAAATCAATGTACTGGATTCCGGAAGAAGTCCTCCGCCAAATGGATGCGGACGGAAACCGGCGCGAACGCGACAACGTCCCCTACCTGCTCTGGGAAAAGCAGGGCCTGCTCCGGACGACGCCGGGCAATAAAATCGACAAGCATTGTATTCTGGAATGGTTTATGGAACTGCGGGACAAGGATGACGTCTACGTTCCGTGGATTGGCTACGACCCGTGGCACATTGAGGATGCGCTCCTGAATGAATTCATAGCCGAGTTCGGGCGGGAAAGCATGATCAAAATCCGGCAGGGCGTGCAGACCTTGTCCTATCCGATGAAGTCGCTTAAGGGCGACCTGGCGGCTAAAAAGATAGTGTTTAATAAAAATCCCATCGATATGTGGAATCTTTCGAACCTGGAAATCAGGACCGACATAAACGGAAACATCCAGCCGGTGAAAGGCAAGGACAACCGCAAAAGAATCGACGGCGCCATGGCACTTATCGATGCCTATATTGTGCTGCACGACAAGATGGACGAATACAGCAATCTGATTTGA